The Nitrosarchaeum sp. genomic sequence TTTCGATAGTTCGGGCTTAGACGTTATCCCTTCGGATAATTCTTGCCCTGCAACCACCCGCCTCGGCGTGATTTCATTTCCGCACACCAAGCGGGAATTACCTATCTAGAGATTTACCCAACAGTTACTGATCTCTGCGTATAGCCGGTTTCAGAATAGGGCACGGCTGGCACCCCAATCCTACCTACTACCATTTTTTTCTATGACGGTATGTTATATTTGCATTAGGTTTGATTTTCTTTTAGTTTTAAAACCATATTACACACAGAACAGATCTTTCCAGTACACTCGTTACCACATTTTATACAGATTGTCTTTTGTTTGCTATTGCTATCCTTTACACTCTGAGATACTTTGATTATTGATTGATACAGATTATTTTTAATTCCACTATGTTTTCCTTCTAATGAATTCAAGAATTCTCTGATCTCAGTTCTTATTCCCTCGTTCATGTGTGGACAAGGTTCTGTTTGAAATGGTATGTTGTTTGTAAATGCATAAAATACAATTTCAGATTCATAAATCTCGCAAAATGGCTTTATCTTTCTCAATGTGTTGCTGGAATTATCCGGATCCATCCAACCGATTTTAGTAGTATCTCCAGATAACATGTTTATTACAAATGTCTGCAATGTATCATCTAAATTATGCCCTGTTGCAATTACATCTGCACCAATATCTTTTGCTGCATGATCAATT encodes the following:
- a CDS encoding TIGR00269 family protein, whose product is MKCDRCENQAAYTRKYSGEKLCSKCFSSSIVRKTAKTISKHNMIQNNELVAVAVSGGKDSLALLDIINQMTKTHNFRIKVITIDEGIPGYRNEALEIVQEYCAKLNVEHKVFSYKELFDLTLEEALDLRESEKTSSCSICGTLRRRAIDHAAKDIGADVIATGHNLDDTLQTFVINMLSGDTTKIGWMDPDNSSNTLRKIKPFCEIYESEIVFYAFTNNIPFQTEPCPHMNEGIRTEIREFLNSLEGKHSGIKNNLYQSIIKVSQSVKDSNSKQKTICIKCGNECTGKICSVCNMVLKLKENQT